Genomic DNA from Modestobacter versicolor:
GCCCGGGTCCGGCGGGCTGGACCCCTCGACGGCCTCCCGGCTGGTCTACGGGCTGGCGATCATCGCCGTCCTGCTGTTCCTCCGCGGCGGGCTGGCCGGTGCGGCCCGCCGGCTCCGGCAGCGCACCTCCCGCGGCTCCACCGCGCCCCCGGCGGGCCCCGCCCCGCGCGACCCCCTCAGCACCGATGACGTCGGCCGCCCGGCCGCGGTCACTCCATCACGGTCGAAGGAGACCACCCGATGAAGCACCTGCCCCGCGCCCGTGCCCTCTCGCTCGCGGCCGTCACCGCACTCGCGCTGGCCGCCTGCAGCACCACCGACCCCGACGACGCCGGTGGCTCCGACAGCGCGGGCTCGGGCGACGTGGAGACCGGCAACGGCGTCTCCGACAGCGAGATCCGGATCGGCATGCTCACCGACCTCTCCGGGCCGTTCGCCGCCGGCGCCGCGGTGCAGGTCACCGAGACGCAGGCCTACTGGGACCAGGTCAACGCCGACGGCGGGGTCTGCGAGCGCGACGTCGTCGTCGACGTGCAGGACCACGGCTACGACCCGCAGCGGGCGGTGACCCTCTACCGCAGCATGGCCCCCGACGTCATCGCGCTGCAGCAGGTCCTCGGCGGCCCGACCAGCGCCGCGGTGCTGCCGCTGGCCGAGCAGGACCAGGTCTACGTCGGGGGCGTCGGCTGGACGGGCTCGGCGCTCGCGTACGAGAACAACCAGCTGCCCGGCGCCTCCTACGCCATCGAGGGGGCCAACGCGATCGACTACCTGGTCGACGAGCTGGGCGTCGCCGAGGGCGCGAAGGTCGGCGTCGTCTACTTCGCCGGCGACTACGGCGCCGACGCGCTCGCCGGTGCCGAGCACGCCGCCGAGGAGCGCGGGCTGGAGATCGTCGCGCAGGAGATCACCTCGGCGACGACGGACCTCTCCTCCCAGGCGTCCGCGCTCGCCCAGGAGGGCGTGGCCGGCGTCGTGCTGGCCGCCGCCCCCACCCAGCTCGCCTCGCTGGCCGGCGTGCTCGCCTCGCAGGGCGCCGACGTCCCGCTGATCGGGATGAACCCGACCTTCAACCCCTCGCTGCTGACCACCCCGGCGGCCGACGCCCTGCTGGCGAACGCCTACTCGATCACCAGCGTCGCGCCGTACGCCTCGGACGCGGAGGGCGTGCAGACGGCCAACGAGCTGTACACCCAGGCCGACCCCGACGGTGCGATCGGCTGGGAGGTGCCGCTGGCCTACGTGCAGGCCGAGCTGCTCAAGCAGTCGCTGGACGGGGCCTGCGAGTCCGGTGACCTGACGCCCGAGGGCGTCGTCGCGGCGCTGCGCGAGAGCACGTCGGTGGACACCCGCGGGCTGCTCCCGGACGGCCTGGACTACTCGGAGGTCGGCCAGTCGCCGACCACCACCGTGTACCTGTCCAAGGTCGACGCGGACGCCCCGGCCGGGCTCGCCCTGCTGGAGGAGCTGAGCGGGCCCAGCGCGGAGTCCTTCCGCTACGGGGACTGACCGGTGGCCGCACTCGCCGTGAGCGAGCTGCGGGTACCGGCCACCGGCCCGGCGGACGGCGTCCTGGGTGACGTCCTCCGCCGGGCCGTCCGGCTCGCGCCCGACGCGGTCCTGCTCTCCACCCCGGAGACGGGCGAGCGCTGGACCGCCACCGAGCTGCTGGACGCCGCGGGGTCCGTGGCCGCCGGGCTGCTCGCCCGGCACGCGCCGGGCGCCCGGGTCGCGACCTGCCTGGGCAACGGGCCGGCGGCCGTGCTCCTGCAGCTGGGCACGGCGCTGGCGGGCATGACGCTGGTGCCGGTGAACCCGCGCTCGCGGCCCGCGGAGGTGGAGCACGCGCTCCGGCTGTCCGGCGCGGTCCTCGCGGTGGCCGCCGAGGAGGTCGCCGGCAACCCGGTGGCCGACCTCTGCGCCGCCGTCGAGGGGGTCGACGTCGTCCGGGTGGGCGTGGACTGGCGGGCGGCCGTGCCGTGGGCGACGCCGGGTGAGCTGCCGGCCGTGGACCCGCAGTCGCTGGCCCAGGTGCAGTTCACCTCCGGGACGACCGGCCGGGCCAAGGGCGTGCGGATCACCCACGCCGGGATGGTCGCGACCGGGACGGCGTTCGCCGAGCGGCTGGGCCCGACCACCGGCCGGGTCTGGTGCAACCCGATGCCGCTGTTCCACACCGCCGGCAACGTCCTCGGCGTGGTCGGGGCGCTGGCGTCGGGCGCCGAGCACGTCGTGCTGCCCTTCGCGCCGGGCCCGGTGCTCCGGGTCGTCGAGGAGCGGCAGGTGACGCTGCTGTCGGCCGCGCCCACCCTGCTGGACCTGCTCGCCGCCCACCCCGACCTGGCCCGCACCGACCTGTCGTCCCTGCGGGTGCTGTTCACCGGCGGCATGACCGTCACCCCGGCCTTCGTCGACCGGGTCGAGCAGGTCTTCGGTGCGCGGCTGTCGATCACGTTCGGCATGACCGAGACCTGCGGCGCCGTGCTGCAGACGTCGCCGGAGGACCCCGACCCGGTGCGCCGGGAGACCGTGGGGGCACCGCTGGCGGGCACCGACGTCCGGATCGCCGGCCCGGACGGCGCCGCCGTGGCACCGGGGACACCGGGGGAGCTGTGGGTCCGCGGCGAGCGGATCACCCGCGGCTACCTCGACGACCCGGTCGCGACCGCCGAGGCGATCGACGCCGACGGCTGGCTGCACACCGGCGACCTGGCCGAGATGGACGGCCGGGGCGCCTGCCGGGTGGTCGGCCGGCTCAAGGACATGATCAAGACCGGCGGGGAGAACGTCTCGCCGGTCGAGGTCGAGGAGGTGCTGGTGGCCCACCCCGACATCGCCCGGGCCGCCGTCGTCGGCGTCCCCGACCCGCGGTGGGGCGAGCTGGTGGTGGCCTTCGTCGTCCCGGCCGGTGACCGGGACCCGAGCCCGGACGAGCTGACCCGGCACTGCCGCGACCGGCTCTCCCCGTTCAAGGTGCCCCGCCACTGGCGGGTGGTCGACGAGCTGCCGATGACCGCCTCGGCCAAGGTGCAGCGCGCGGAGCTGCGCCGGATCGCCGCGGCGGACGCCGGATGAGGGCGGCGCTGCTGGCCGACCTGGCGGCCGAGGGTTCGGCGCTCGAGGAGCTGCTCGTGCCGCTCGACGCCGCGGGCTGGGCGCGGCCCACCCCGGCGGCGGGCTGGTCGGTCGCCGCCCAGGTGGCGCACCTGGCCTGGACCGACGACGTGGCCCTGCTCGCCGTGACCGACCCCGCGGCCTTCGCCGCTCGCGCAGCCGTTGACCCGGCGGGGGGCGGGGACCGCGGCGCGTCGACGGGCGCCGGCTTCGCGCCGGAGGTGCTGCTGGCCCGGTGGCGCGCCGGCCGGCAGCGGCTGCTCGATGCGCTGGCCGCCGCGCCCGAGGGCGCCCGGCTGCCCTGGTTCGGCCCGCCGATGAGCGTGGCGTCGATGGCGACCGCCCGGCTGATGGAGACCTGGGCGCACGGGGTCGACGTCCGCGATGCGCTCGGCCGGGCCGTCGAGGGGTCCCGACGGCTGGACCACGTCGCCCACCTCGGCGTCCGCACCCGGGCCTTCGCGTTCGGCGCCCACGGGCTGCCCGCCCCCGAGCAGCCGATCCGCGTCGAGCTCACCCGGGCCGACGGGTCGCGGTGGGCCGACGGTCCCGAGGACGCCGGGCAGCGCGTGACCGGGCCGCTGCTCGACTTCTGCCTGCGGGTGGTCCAACGCCGCCCGCGCGCGGCCCTGCAGCTGGTCGCCGTGGGCCCGGACGCCGACCGGTGGCTGGACGTCGCCCAGGCGTTCGCCGGGGAGCCCGGCGCCGGCAGCGAGGGCCCGCGCCGGTCCTGACCAGCGCCGGACGTGCGGAAGCCCCGGCCCGCAGCGCGGACCGGGGCATCCAGACGAGGTGCCTACCGCAGGTCGAAGCGGTCGAGCTCCATGACCTTCACCCAGGCAGCGGCGAAGTCCCGCACGAACTTCTCCTGGGCGTCGTCGGCGGAGTACACCTCGACGATGCCCCGCAGGATGGAGTTCGAGTTGAACACCAGGTCGGCCGCGGTGGCCGTGCGCACGACGGTGCCGTCGGCGTCCAGCCCCTCGTAGACGTCCTCGGCCTCGGCCGAGGTGCGCCAGGAGATGCCCAGGTCGAGCAGGTTGCGGAAGAAGTCCTGCGACAGCACGCCGGGCCGGTCGGTGAAGACGCCGTGCGTCACGCCGCCGGTGGTGGCGCCGAGCACGCGGAGCCCGCCGAGCAGGACCGTCATCTCCTTCGGGGTCAGCTCGAGCATGTAGGCGCGGTCGACCAGCAGCGTCTCCGGCGCGAGCTTGGCGCCCGGCTGGAGGTAGTTGCGGAAGCCGTCGGCCCGCGGCTCGAGCCAGCGGAAGTTGTCGACGTCGGTCTGCTCCTGTGAGGCGTCGGTGCGGCCCGGGGAGAAGGGCACGGTGACCTGCACACCGGCGTCGGCCGCGGCCTTCTCCACGGCGGCGGTGCCGCCGAGCACGATCAGGTCGGCGAGCGAGACCCGCTTGCCGGTCTGCTGCTCGAACTCGCCCTTCACCCGCTCGAGCACCGGCAGGACGTCGCGCACACCCTCGTTGGCCGCCCAGCTGATCTGCGGCTCCAGCCGGAGGCGGGCGCCGTTCGCCCCGCCGCGCTTGTCGGTGCCGCGGAACGACGCGGCGGCCGACCAGGCGGTGTGCACCAGCTGCGGGACGGTGAGGCCGGAGGCCAGCAGGCGCTGCTTGAGGTCGGCGACCTCGGCCTCGCCCACCAGCTCGTGGTCGACCGCCGGCACCGGGTCCTGCCAGATCAGCTCCTCGGCCGGCACGTCCGGGCCGAGGTAGCGGGTCCTCGGCCCCATGTCGCGGTGCAGCAGCTTGAACCAGGCGCGGGCGTACTGGTCGGCGAAGTACTCGGGGTCGTTGTAGAACCGCTCGGAGATCTCCCGGAAGCCGGGGTCGGCCATCAGCGCGAGGTCGGTCGTCGCCATCATCGGCGGGTTCTTCTTGCCCTCGATGTGCGCGTCGGGCACCAGCTCCTGCGCCTCGGCGTCCTTCGGCTTCCACTGCTTCGCGCCGGCCGGGCTCTCGGTGAGCTCCCAGTCGTAGCTGAACAGCATCTCGAAGTAGGTGTTGTCCCAGGTGGTCGGCGTCGGGGTCCAGGCGCCCTCGAGACCGCTGGTGATGGTGTCGGCGCCCTTGCCGGTGCCGTGCTGGTTGGTCCAGCCCAGGCCGTTGCCGTGCACCGGGCAGCCCTCCGGCTCCGGGCCGACGAGCTCGGGGTTCCCGGCGCCGTGCGTCTTGCCGAACGTGTGCCCGCCGGCAATCAGCGCGACGGTCTCCTCGTCGGTCATCCCCATCCGGCTGAAGGTGACCCGGATGTCGTGGGCCGAGGCGAGCGGGTCGGGCCGGCCCTGCGGGCCCTCCGGGTTGACGTAGATCAGGCCCATGGTGACCGCCGCGAGGTGGCCCTCGTCGAGGTCGAGCGGGTCGTCGCCGCCGTAGCGCTCGTCGCCGAGCCAGGTGTCCTCCGGACCCCAGAAGACCTCGTGCGGCTCCCAGACGTCCTCTCGGCCGAAGGCGAACCCGAAGGTCTTCAGGCCCATGTCGTCGTGCGCCACGTTGCCGGCCAGCACCAGCAGGTCGGCCCAGGAGAGCTTGCGGCCGTACTTCTGCTTGATCGGCAGCAGCAGGCGGCGCGCCTTGTCCAGGTTGGCGTTGTCCGGCCAGCTGTTCAGCGGGGCGAAGCGCTGCTCGCCGGCGCCGCCGCCACCGCGGCCGTCGGCGATGCGGTACGTGCCGGCGGCGTGCCAGGACATCCGGATGAAGAGCGGGCCGTAGTGACCCCAGTCGGCCGGCCACCAGTCCTGCGAGGTGCGCATGACCTGGACGACGTCGCGCTTGAGCGCCTCGACGTCCAGCGTCGCGAACTCGGCCCGGTAGTCGGAGTCACCGAGCGGGTCGGAGTCCTTCGACGGCTTGTTCAGCACGCCCAGGTCGACCTGGTTCGGCCACCAGTCGCGGTTGCTGCGCGGGCGCTGGTCGGTGTGCGCCTTCGGCGCGGGGATCGCCGGGTTCTCGCTCTCGCTGGTGCTCTCCGTCGGGGTCTTGTCGTAGACGGTCTCGTCGGTCTGGCTCACGGAGTACCTCTCTC
This window encodes:
- the katG gene encoding catalase/peroxidase HPI yields the protein MSQTDETVYDKTPTESTSESENPAIPAPKAHTDQRPRSNRDWWPNQVDLGVLNKPSKDSDPLGDSDYRAEFATLDVEALKRDVVQVMRTSQDWWPADWGHYGPLFIRMSWHAAGTYRIADGRGGGGAGEQRFAPLNSWPDNANLDKARRLLLPIKQKYGRKLSWADLLVLAGNVAHDDMGLKTFGFAFGREDVWEPHEVFWGPEDTWLGDERYGGDDPLDLDEGHLAAVTMGLIYVNPEGPQGRPDPLASAHDIRVTFSRMGMTDEETVALIAGGHTFGKTHGAGNPELVGPEPEGCPVHGNGLGWTNQHGTGKGADTITSGLEGAWTPTPTTWDNTYFEMLFSYDWELTESPAGAKQWKPKDAEAQELVPDAHIEGKKNPPMMATTDLALMADPGFREISERFYNDPEYFADQYARAWFKLLHRDMGPRTRYLGPDVPAEELIWQDPVPAVDHELVGEAEVADLKQRLLASGLTVPQLVHTAWSAAASFRGTDKRGGANGARLRLEPQISWAANEGVRDVLPVLERVKGEFEQQTGKRVSLADLIVLGGTAAVEKAAADAGVQVTVPFSPGRTDASQEQTDVDNFRWLEPRADGFRNYLQPGAKLAPETLLVDRAYMLELTPKEMTVLLGGLRVLGATTGGVTHGVFTDRPGVLSQDFFRNLLDLGISWRTSAEAEDVYEGLDADGTVVRTATAADLVFNSNSILRGIVEVYSADDAQEKFVRDFAAAWVKVMELDRFDLR
- a CDS encoding ABC transporter substrate-binding protein produces the protein MKHLPRARALSLAAVTALALAACSTTDPDDAGGSDSAGSGDVETGNGVSDSEIRIGMLTDLSGPFAAGAAVQVTETQAYWDQVNADGGVCERDVVVDVQDHGYDPQRAVTLYRSMAPDVIALQQVLGGPTSAAVLPLAEQDQVYVGGVGWTGSALAYENNQLPGASYAIEGANAIDYLVDELGVAEGAKVGVVYFAGDYGADALAGAEHAAEERGLEIVAQEITSATTDLSSQASALAQEGVAGVVLAAAPTQLASLAGVLASQGADVPLIGMNPTFNPSLLTTPAADALLANAYSITSVAPYASDAEGVQTANELYTQADPDGAIGWEVPLAYVQAELLKQSLDGACESGDLTPEGVVAALRESTSVDTRGLLPDGLDYSEVGQSPTTTVYLSKVDADAPAGLALLEELSGPSAESFRYGD
- a CDS encoding TIGR03084 family metal-binding protein, which produces MRAALLADLAAEGSALEELLVPLDAAGWARPTPAAGWSVAAQVAHLAWTDDVALLAVTDPAAFAARAAVDPAGGGDRGASTGAGFAPEVLLARWRAGRQRLLDALAAAPEGARLPWFGPPMSVASMATARLMETWAHGVDVRDALGRAVEGSRRLDHVAHLGVRTRAFAFGAHGLPAPEQPIRVELTRADGSRWADGPEDAGQRVTGPLLDFCLRVVQRRPRAALQLVAVGPDADRWLDVAQAFAGEPGAGSEGPRRS
- a CDS encoding class I adenylate-forming enzyme family protein, with protein sequence MAALAVSELRVPATGPADGVLGDVLRRAVRLAPDAVLLSTPETGERWTATELLDAAGSVAAGLLARHAPGARVATCLGNGPAAVLLQLGTALAGMTLVPVNPRSRPAEVEHALRLSGAVLAVAAEEVAGNPVADLCAAVEGVDVVRVGVDWRAAVPWATPGELPAVDPQSLAQVQFTSGTTGRAKGVRITHAGMVATGTAFAERLGPTTGRVWCNPMPLFHTAGNVLGVVGALASGAEHVVLPFAPGPVLRVVEERQVTLLSAAPTLLDLLAAHPDLARTDLSSLRVLFTGGMTVTPAFVDRVEQVFGARLSITFGMTETCGAVLQTSPEDPDPVRRETVGAPLAGTDVRIAGPDGAAVAPGTPGELWVRGERITRGYLDDPVATAEAIDADGWLHTGDLAEMDGRGACRVVGRLKDMIKTGGENVSPVEVEEVLVAHPDIARAAVVGVPDPRWGELVVAFVVPAGDRDPSPDELTRHCRDRLSPFKVPRHWRVVDELPMTASAKVQRAELRRIAAADAG